From a region of the Propionispora vibrioides genome:
- the ppdK gene encoding pyruvate, phosphate dikinase, translated as MSNYVYMFTEGRADMRSLLGGKGANLAEMTNLGLPVPCGMTITTEACRDYYRVGGSFPDGLREEILEKLKLVESKSGKKLGDPGDPLLVSVRSGAVFSMPGMMDTILNLGLNETTVQSVAKNTNNLRFAYDSYRRFIQMFSDVVLEIPKHEFEYILSKEKETVGVVYDQELSAQSLRNVIDKYKELVENQTGRSFPEDPLDQLFMAVEAVFRSWNNQRAIIYRNLNKISHDLGTAVNVQSMVFGNMGNDSGTGVAFSRNPSTGENILYGEYLMNAQGEDVVAGIRTPQPIAQLQQDMPEIYGQFVNIVQTLENHYKNMQDIEFTIERGKLYMLQCRNGKRTAQAAVKVAHDMVQENLIGKTEALLMVEPEQLDQLLHRQIDSSAKLTVIAKGLPASPGAASGQVVFDADKAEKIAKLGINVLMVRMETTPDDIHGIIAAEGVLTSRGGMTSHAAVVARGMGKPCVCGCESIKIDYAKQEFTVGGLTIKAGDVISIDGATGRVISGQVPMKDPELSTEYTTLLGWADEVKKLSVRANADTPEDAAKARAFGATGIGLTRTEHMFMGADRLPFVQQMILAESLEERQDALSHLLPIQENDFYGILQAMEGLPVCIRLLDPPLHEFLPSLEELLVETTKLRTSGKNAQLLTEKDSLLRKIRQLHEFNPMLGHRGCRLGITFPEIYEMQIRAIFNAAARLTKEGYTVLPEVEIPLTIDKAELIFFNDRIKTIAQEVFAAYGTSFHYSCGTMIEIPRAALLADELAEVSEFFSFGTNDLTQTCMGFSRDDAEGKFLPYYLEQKILKENPFIALDRKGVGQLMKLAVEKGRQTRPDLITGICGEHGGEPSSIVFCHQLGLDFVSCSPYRVPIARLAAAQAAVSQGENLGTR; from the coding sequence ATGTCAAACTATGTGTACATGTTCACCGAAGGACGCGCCGACATGAGGTCTTTGCTTGGCGGCAAGGGTGCCAATCTGGCGGAAATGACCAATCTTGGTCTGCCGGTACCCTGTGGAATGACCATCACGACAGAAGCATGCCGGGATTATTATCGGGTCGGCGGGTCCTTCCCTGATGGCTTGCGGGAAGAAATCCTGGAAAAGCTAAAACTCGTCGAAAGCAAGTCCGGTAAGAAACTGGGTGATCCGGGCGACCCACTATTGGTTTCCGTACGGTCAGGCGCCGTATTTTCTATGCCTGGCATGATGGACACCATCTTAAATCTCGGTCTTAACGAAACAACGGTCCAGAGTGTGGCCAAAAACACCAACAATCTGCGTTTTGCCTATGATTCCTACCGTCGTTTCATTCAGATGTTTTCCGATGTCGTGCTGGAAATACCCAAGCATGAATTTGAGTACATATTGAGCAAGGAAAAAGAAACTGTCGGCGTTGTATACGACCAGGAGCTGTCGGCCCAGTCGCTGCGTAACGTCATCGACAAGTATAAGGAGCTGGTGGAAAACCAGACCGGACGCTCCTTCCCCGAAGACCCGCTGGACCAGCTCTTTATGGCGGTCGAAGCGGTCTTTAGATCCTGGAACAACCAACGGGCCATTATCTACCGTAATTTGAATAAAATCAGCCATGACCTGGGAACGGCTGTCAATGTGCAATCCATGGTTTTCGGCAATATGGGCAACGACTCAGGCACGGGCGTTGCGTTCAGCCGCAATCCTTCCACCGGCGAAAACATCTTGTACGGCGAATATCTGATGAACGCCCAGGGAGAAGATGTGGTAGCCGGCATCCGCACACCGCAGCCAATTGCCCAATTACAACAGGACATGCCGGAAATCTACGGCCAATTTGTGAACATTGTCCAGACACTGGAAAATCATTATAAAAATATGCAGGATATTGAGTTTACCATTGAACGGGGCAAGCTCTATATGCTCCAATGCCGTAACGGCAAACGTACCGCCCAGGCAGCCGTAAAAGTTGCCCATGACATGGTTCAGGAAAATCTTATCGGCAAAACAGAAGCGCTGCTGATGGTGGAACCGGAACAGCTCGATCAACTCCTGCACCGGCAGATTGACAGTTCAGCCAAGCTTACGGTCATTGCCAAGGGTTTGCCAGCTTCACCGGGAGCGGCCTCCGGTCAGGTGGTTTTTGACGCCGACAAAGCGGAAAAGATTGCCAAGCTCGGCATCAATGTCCTCATGGTACGCATGGAAACAACGCCTGACGACATTCACGGCATTATCGCCGCCGAAGGCGTTCTGACCAGTCGGGGCGGCATGACTAGTCACGCAGCGGTAGTGGCCCGCGGCATGGGAAAACCCTGCGTCTGCGGCTGCGAATCAATAAAAATTGATTACGCTAAACAGGAATTTACCGTAGGCGGCCTGACTATCAAGGCCGGCGACGTCATCTCCATCGACGGTGCTACCGGCAGAGTCATCTCCGGTCAGGTGCCGATGAAAGATCCGGAACTCTCAACAGAATACACTACGCTGCTGGGTTGGGCCGATGAAGTGAAAAAACTGAGCGTCAGGGCTAATGCCGATACTCCCGAAGATGCCGCCAAAGCTCGCGCTTTCGGCGCAACCGGCATCGGTCTTACCCGTACCGAGCACATGTTCATGGGTGCCGACCGGCTCCCCTTCGTTCAACAGATGATCCTGGCCGAAAGCCTGGAAGAACGCCAGGATGCGTTATCCCACCTGTTACCGATTCAGGAGAATGATTTCTACGGCATACTTCAGGCCATGGAGGGGCTTCCTGTCTGCATCCGTTTGTTAGACCCGCCGCTGCATGAATTTTTGCCCAGTCTGGAAGAATTGCTGGTAGAAACGACGAAACTGCGCACCTCCGGCAAAAATGCCCAATTGCTGACCGAAAAAGATTCCCTGCTGCGCAAGATACGACAATTGCACGAGTTCAATCCCATGCTGGGACACCGTGGCTGCCGCCTCGGCATTACCTTCCCGGAAATCTACGAAATGCAGATCCGCGCCATCTTCAATGCGGCAGCCCGCCTGACGAAAGAAGGCTATACCGTACTGCCTGAAGTGGAAATACCGCTCACCATCGACAAGGCCGAACTAATTTTCTTTAACGACCGGATTAAAACGATTGCCCAGGAAGTCTTTGCCGCCTACGGCACTTCGTTCCACTACAGCTGCGGCACTATGATCGAAATTCCCCGGGCCGCCCTGTTGGCCGACGAATTGGCGGAAGTATCGGAATTTTTCAGCTTTGGCACGAACGACTTGACCCAAACCTGCATGGGCTTTAGCCGTGACGACGCCGAAGGCAAATTCCTGCCCTACTATCTGGAACAGAAAATATTGAAGGAAAATCCCTTTATCGCCCTTGACCGCAAAGGCGTGGGCCAACTCATGAAGCTGGCAGTGGAAAAAGGACGGCAAACCCGCCCCGACCTGATCACCGGTATTTGCGGCGAACATGGCGGCGAACCCAGTTCAATTGTCTTTTGCCATCAACTAGGCCTGGATTTTGTCAGTTGCTCGCCCTACCGGGTGCCTATCGCCCGGCTGGCGGCTGCACAAGCCGCAGTCAGCCAGGGAGAAAACCTGGGCACCCGCTAA
- the larB gene encoding nickel pincer cofactor biosynthesis protein LarB encodes MNKEELKHLLQLVHDQQVSVEKAQQALEDLPFTELGFATIDNHRELRVGYPEVIYCEGKTVEQVREIVAFMLDRDVTILATRANEAMYRAVAELTEEAAYNPLGRTITVRRKAAEQTDSYIAIVAAGTSDLPVVEEAAETALALGNRVEKITDVGVAGIHRLFAKMEIIRGAKVIIVVAGMEGALASVIGGMVDKPVIAVPTSVGYGANFGGLAPLLTMLNSCASGVTVVNIDNGFGAAYSASIINKL; translated from the coding sequence ATGAACAAAGAGGAGCTAAAGCACTTGCTGCAATTGGTCCACGACCAGCAGGTAAGTGTGGAAAAGGCTCAGCAGGCGTTGGAGGACTTGCCCTTTACCGAGCTTGGTTTTGCCACGATTGACAATCACCGCGAGCTTAGAGTGGGGTATCCGGAGGTTATCTATTGCGAAGGTAAGACGGTGGAGCAGGTACGGGAAATTGTAGCCTTTATGCTAGACCGGGATGTTACCATCCTGGCTACCCGGGCTAATGAAGCGATGTACCGGGCGGTAGCGGAACTGACGGAAGAAGCGGCTTATAATCCGCTGGGACGGACGATTACCGTCCGGCGTAAGGCTGCAGAGCAGACGGACAGCTATATTGCCATTGTGGCTGCCGGTACGTCCGATCTGCCGGTGGTGGAAGAGGCGGCGGAAACGGCTTTAGCCTTGGGCAATCGGGTGGAGAAGATCACTGATGTCGGTGTGGCCGGCATTCACCGGCTGTTTGCCAAAATGGAAATCATCCGCGGCGCTAAAGTTATTATTGTGGTGGCCGGTATGGAAGGCGCGCTGGCCAGCGTGATCGGCGGCATGGTGGATAAACCGGTTATTGCCGTGCCGACCAGTGTGGGCTATGGTGCGAACTTTGGCGGGTTGGCGCCGTTGCTTACTATGCTGAATAGCTGCGCCAGCGGAGTGACGGTTGTCAATATTGACAACGGCTTTGGCGCCGCTTACAGCGCCAGCATCATCAATAAACTGTAA
- the larC gene encoding nickel pincer cofactor biosynthesis protein LarC, translating into MRILYYDCFCGISGDMNLAALLDLGVDEGYLRQELAKLELGGEYVITVEQAMKQGITGTQVKVHLTAEPEPAQADETGDRHSHNQGHGDHHHHHDDDDHHHHGHEHHHHEQEEHAHHHHSSSTAAGEGDKPHVHRNLYDIEQIINNSRLSERVKALSCRMFRKIAAAEAKVHGKTVEEVHFHEVGATDSIVDMVGAAIALDYLQVDKILASTVQVGGGFVKCAHGVMPVPAPATAELLQGIPVKSGLVPFETTTPTGAAVLAANVDQFTDEIDFIIEKTGYGIGHRDMDIPNVLRVYLGRDDSRSAAKTGQWIWETNLDDMSPEQYGYVEERLFAAGALDVWKSPIVMKKGRLATTLSVLAEAANEQAVLDLLLQETTALGVRKYPVEKIMLDREFETLDTCYGQISVKKAYYGGKLVKYKPEYEDCRRSAAAHAVPLTFIYREVAKLMEEKGYASK; encoded by the coding sequence GTGCGAATTTTATACTATGACTGTTTTTGCGGAATTAGCGGCGATATGAATCTGGCGGCTTTGCTGGACCTGGGTGTGGATGAGGGGTATTTGCGCCAGGAACTGGCCAAGCTGGAGCTTGGCGGCGAATATGTTATTACTGTAGAACAGGCGATGAAACAGGGTATAACCGGTACGCAGGTGAAGGTTCATTTGACGGCGGAACCTGAACCGGCCCAGGCGGATGAAACAGGAGATCGGCATAGCCATAATCAGGGACATGGCGATCATCACCACCACCACGATGATGATGATCATCATCACCATGGACATGAGCATCACCATCATGAACAGGAAGAGCATGCCCATCATCATCATAGCTCGTCAACGGCTGCCGGGGAAGGGGACAAGCCCCACGTACACCGGAATCTGTATGATATTGAGCAGATCATCAATAACAGTCGCTTAAGTGAGCGGGTCAAAGCACTAAGTTGCCGGATGTTCCGGAAGATTGCGGCGGCGGAAGCCAAAGTTCATGGCAAGACGGTGGAAGAGGTTCATTTTCATGAGGTAGGGGCGACCGACTCGATTGTCGATATGGTTGGCGCCGCCATTGCGCTGGATTATTTACAGGTGGACAAGATTCTGGCATCGACGGTGCAGGTAGGCGGCGGTTTTGTGAAATGTGCCCATGGGGTTATGCCGGTGCCGGCGCCGGCGACAGCGGAGCTTTTGCAGGGAATTCCGGTCAAGTCCGGTCTTGTTCCTTTTGAGACGACTACGCCGACGGGGGCGGCCGTTTTAGCGGCTAATGTGGACCAATTTACCGATGAAATCGATTTTATCATTGAGAAAACAGGCTATGGCATTGGTCACCGGGATATGGATATCCCCAATGTTCTCCGGGTGTATCTGGGCCGCGACGATAGCCGAAGTGCGGCTAAAACCGGGCAGTGGATATGGGAGACCAATTTGGACGACATGAGTCCCGAACAATACGGTTACGTAGAGGAACGGCTGTTTGCCGCCGGTGCACTTGATGTATGGAAAAGTCCGATTGTCATGAAAAAGGGACGACTGGCCACGACGCTCAGCGTACTGGCCGAGGCTGCCAACGAACAGGCGGTGCTGGACCTGCTGTTGCAGGAAACGACGGCCCTAGGCGTGCGCAAATACCCGGTGGAAAAAATTATGCTGGACCGTGAATTCGAGACATTGGATACCTGCTACGGCCAGATCAGTGTGAAGAAGGCCTATTATGGTGGAAAATTGGTTAAATATAAGCCGGAATATGAGGACTGCCGGCGCTCTGCCGCCGCGCACGCTGTGCCGCTGACGTTCATCTACCGGGAAGTAGCAAAGCTAATGGAGGAAAAGGGCTATGCCAGCAAGTGA
- a CDS encoding CYTH domain-containing protein, with protein MNERLAEGIMTSDTELELKLRFSEAAGWETLLKDDFLRQMAVEPEWRRDMLQAVYYDTASGELRKKRLTYRIRQESGQWMATVKGGGTATGGLHRRQEWNVPVDGPAVDLTVFKHSPAGALLAEAIGAAQLVPLCSTVFERHTLYIERAGHTGIEVAADRGEIVAGGKRAPILELELELKSGQPAEVLRLGAALVRRYPLVLESSSKYHRALVLAGLAETPELPSPEQRTAAMLIHLQALLDDCAGHPLTTRGVLQAEIASLLDLWAKLL; from the coding sequence GTGAACGAAAGGCTGGCAGAAGGAATCATGACAAGCGACACGGAATTGGAATTAAAGCTGCGGTTTAGCGAAGCAGCCGGCTGGGAGACATTGCTGAAGGATGATTTCTTACGGCAGATGGCTGTTGAGCCGGAGTGGCGGCGGGATATGCTGCAGGCCGTTTATTATGATACCGCAAGTGGTGAACTGCGTAAAAAGCGGTTGACCTACCGTATCCGGCAGGAGTCGGGACAATGGATGGCTACGGTCAAGGGAGGCGGTACAGCGACGGGTGGATTGCACCGGCGGCAGGAGTGGAATGTTCCGGTTGACGGTCCGGCGGTAGATCTTACGGTTTTTAAGCACAGTCCGGCCGGAGCTTTGCTGGCGGAAGCCATTGGGGCTGCGCAGCTAGTCCCGTTATGCAGCACTGTGTTTGAACGGCACACACTATATATCGAGCGGGCCGGACATACCGGGATCGAAGTGGCGGCCGACCGGGGCGAGATTGTTGCCGGCGGCAAACGGGCTCCTATTCTGGAACTGGAGCTGGAGCTGAAAAGCGGGCAGCCGGCCGAAGTGCTTCGGCTGGGGGCTGCTTTAGTCCGTCGCTACCCACTGGTGCTGGAATCGAGCAGCAAATACCACCGGGCTCTGGTTCTGGCCGGCCTGGCGGAAACACCGGAGTTGCCGTCGCCGGAGCAACGGACAGCGGCCATGCTTATACATTTGCAGGCCTTACTGGATGACTGCGCCGGACATCCACTGACGACGCGTGGCGTCCTGCAGGCGGAAATAGCCTCACTTTTGGATTTATGGGCTAAATTGCTGTAA
- the thiM gene encoding hydroxyethylthiazole kinase — MLKDLWAVREAVREKNPLVYNITNTVVTNFTANVLLAAGASPIMSEGAAEAEDLARICSVLVLNIGTLHTRQVGYCLKAGEYANKFQKPVILDPVGVGATAYRNITAGQILQDVRLALIRGNYGEIGFIAGTAGQVKGVDSADSGLDLTAVKKMALEYSTLVVATGATDYLTDGQAVMTNATGHELLQLVTGTGCALTSLTGAFLAVADEPQLGVLAALAFYGAAAQKAAENSKGPGSFMPKFLDALYNLSYKEFKKAAEDRVALLTEAATAPAPLEPLTVEGEL; from the coding sequence ATGTTGAAGGATTTATGGGCTGTCCGGGAGGCGGTAAGAGAAAAAAATCCACTGGTTTATAACATTACCAACACAGTGGTGACTAATTTTACGGCAAATGTCCTTTTGGCGGCAGGCGCTTCACCTATTATGTCGGAGGGGGCTGCGGAAGCAGAGGACCTGGCGAGAATTTGCAGCGTGCTGGTATTGAATATCGGGACATTGCATACCCGGCAGGTGGGGTATTGTCTAAAGGCCGGTGAATATGCCAATAAGTTTCAAAAGCCAGTTATCCTCGATCCGGTGGGAGTAGGAGCCACCGCCTATCGCAATATCACTGCCGGGCAAATTTTGCAGGATGTCCGTCTTGCTTTGATTCGCGGCAATTACGGTGAAATCGGCTTTATTGCCGGGACGGCCGGGCAAGTCAAGGGGGTTGACAGTGCAGATTCCGGTCTTGACTTGACGGCGGTGAAAAAAATGGCTCTGGAGTACTCGACACTGGTGGTTGCCACCGGTGCCACCGATTATCTGACTGATGGACAGGCGGTGATGACCAATGCTACGGGACATGAACTGCTGCAACTGGTAACTGGTACCGGCTGCGCCTTAACATCGCTTACCGGTGCTTTTCTGGCTGTGGCGGATGAACCGCAGCTAGGTGTATTAGCCGCTTTGGCCTTTTATGGCGCTGCCGCCCAAAAAGCCGCAGAAAATAGCAAGGGGCCGGGCAGTTTTATGCCGAAGTTTTTGGATGCATTGTATAATTTAAGCTATAAAGAATTTAAGAAAGCGGCCGAAGACAGAGTGGCTCTGCTGACGGAGGCTGCCACAGCCCCGGCGCCGCTGGAACCGTTAACTGTGGAAGGCGAGTTGTGA
- a CDS encoding pyruvate, water dikinase regulatory protein — MNTIPIVYILSDSIGETGEIVVKAAISQFGSGRVDIRRIPFLASEEQVDEVLSEVEAVGGIVVYTLVGPELKSYLENKLHELNLAHVDIMGPLLNAFSKVTSLQPKNEPGIIRKVDKDYFNKVAAIEFAVKFDDGKDPRGLLRADLVLIGISRTSKTPLCMYLAHKGIKMANVPLVPDVTPPDELYQIPTNKIVGLTIRPPLLLEIRKERLKTMGLSPAADYASPERIFYEIDYALSIMRKIGCPIIDVTNKAMEETAAKLLDYYRKGAM; from the coding sequence ATGAACACAATACCAATTGTATATATACTGTCTGACTCAATCGGCGAAACCGGCGAAATCGTGGTAAAGGCAGCCATCAGCCAATTCGGTTCAGGGCGTGTGGACATCCGGCGCATTCCTTTCCTGGCGTCGGAGGAGCAGGTGGACGAGGTGTTATCCGAAGTGGAGGCGGTCGGCGGCATCGTTGTCTACACGCTGGTAGGCCCGGAGCTAAAGTCCTATCTGGAAAACAAGCTACATGAACTCAATCTGGCTCACGTAGATATTATGGGACCACTGCTAAACGCTTTTAGCAAGGTAACCAGTCTGCAGCCGAAAAATGAACCGGGAATTATCCGTAAAGTGGATAAAGATTATTTCAATAAAGTAGCAGCTATTGAGTTTGCCGTCAAGTTTGACGACGGCAAGGACCCGCGTGGCCTGCTACGGGCCGATCTCGTACTGATTGGCATATCCCGGACATCCAAGACACCCTTATGCATGTATTTAGCCCATAAAGGAATCAAAATGGCCAATGTCCCACTGGTGCCCGACGTAACACCGCCTGATGAGCTTTACCAGATTCCGACCAATAAAATTGTCGGCCTGACAATCAGACCGCCTCTCTTGCTGGAAATACGCAAAGAGCGGTTAAAAACGATGGGGTTATCTCCTGCTGCCGACTACGCCAGTCCGGAACGGATCTTTTACGAAATTGATTATGCTCTTTCGATTATGCGAAAAATAGGTTGCCCTATTATTGACGTAACCAATAAAGCAATGGAAGAAACAGCAGCCAAACTGCTGGATTACTACCGTAAAGGAGCGATGTAA
- the larE gene encoding ATP-dependent sacrificial sulfur transferase LarE encodes MPASEKYKELVALLQQLGKVVVAFSGGVDSTFLLKAAYETLGNNMKGLTILSPYIPRWEIKEAKELVGKIGAAHEILEVPLLDTIRFNPENRCYLCKKAVFSLIQAKAREEGFTYVVDGTNFDDTGDYRPGLQALKELGIRSPLLETRLTKAEIRQLSRDMGLPTWDKPPYACLLTRIPYGNELKTDDFAKIEKAETYLMSIGFRAVRVRCHGEIARIEVPRGDRGKLFDVPLLDRIAGQLKEYGFRYVSLDLEGYRMGSLNEQLGSAVLPGSSNGKEAAG; translated from the coding sequence ATGCCAGCAAGTGAAAAATATAAAGAGCTTGTAGCTCTGTTGCAGCAACTGGGCAAGGTGGTGGTGGCCTTTTCCGGCGGAGTGGACAGCACCTTTTTGCTAAAGGCGGCTTATGAAACGCTGGGAAATAACATGAAGGGCCTAACCATCCTTTCGCCGTATATTCCGCGGTGGGAAATAAAAGAGGCTAAAGAATTGGTCGGTAAAATCGGTGCTGCCCATGAAATACTGGAAGTACCGCTATTAGATACAATCCGGTTTAATCCGGAAAATCGCTGCTACCTGTGTAAAAAGGCTGTGTTCAGTCTGATCCAGGCCAAAGCCAGGGAAGAAGGCTTTACCTATGTGGTTGACGGGACAAATTTTGACGATACCGGTGATTACCGTCCTGGATTGCAGGCGTTAAAAGAATTAGGCATCCGCAGTCCGTTGCTCGAAACCAGGCTTACCAAGGCGGAGATCCGGCAGTTATCCCGGGATATGGGCTTACCCACCTGGGATAAACCGCCCTATGCCTGCCTGCTAACCAGAATACCTTATGGGAATGAATTGAAGACTGACGATTTTGCCAAAATCGAAAAGGCGGAAACTTATCTCATGAGCATAGGGTTTCGGGCGGTACGAGTCCGCTGTCATGGTGAAATCGCCCGGATTGAGGTGCCCCGCGGCGACCGCGGCAAGCTGTTTGATGTGCCGCTGCTGGACCGGATTGCCGGACAGTTGAAGGAGTACGGGTTCCGGTACGTTTCGTTGGATTTGGAAGGATACCGCATGGGCAGCCTGAATGAACAACTGGGTTCGGCAGTTCTGCCAGGGAGCAGTAACGGTAAGGAGGCGGCAGGATGA
- a CDS encoding peptide chain release factor 3 has translation MNELIEETRKRRTYAIISHPDAGKTTLTEKLLLYGGAIRLAGSVKARKAQKHAVSDWMEIEKQRGISVTSSVLQFDYNGYRINILDTPGHQDFSEDTYRTLMAADSAVMLIDVAKGVEEQTKKLFYVCKQRGIPVFTFVNKLDRYGKNPFELMEEIENVLGIRAYPMNWPVGVDGDYQGVYNRKLARIELFEGKGNHGSTAMASKAGDVHDPEFKALLGESIHNALCEDIELLDMAGDQFDFAKVKSGELTPMFFGSAMTNFGVQSFLEEFLQLAPEPAPRLSSQGEIKPDGEEFSAFVFKIQANMNPAHRDRLAFIRICSGKFTRGMEVLHVQSGKPIKLAQPQQFLAQERAIIEEAYPGDIIGLFDPGVFGIGDTLCPLGRDFTFQDFPVFPPEQFARVQAKDTMKRKQFVKGMTQLTQEGAVQVFRQPDSAVESFVIGTVGSLQFEVLEYRLKNEYGVTIIMDRLPFGVARWLAGSEADIKAIKSMDSGLLVQDIKDRPVALINNEWSLNWIVERNPNIRFLTVPEDSRSIEEGN, from the coding sequence ATGAATGAATTAATCGAAGAGACAAGAAAGCGGCGCACCTACGCCATTATATCTCATCCTGACGCCGGTAAAACAACCCTTACGGAAAAATTACTGCTGTACGGAGGTGCCATTCGTCTAGCCGGATCGGTAAAGGCCCGTAAAGCGCAGAAACACGCCGTTTCCGACTGGATGGAAATTGAAAAGCAAAGAGGAATTTCAGTTACCTCCAGTGTGCTGCAATTTGATTATAACGGATACCGGATTAATATTCTGGATACTCCCGGGCATCAGGATTTTAGTGAGGATACTTACCGCACCTTGATGGCCGCTGATAGTGCCGTCATGTTGATTGACGTGGCCAAAGGCGTTGAAGAACAGACGAAAAAACTGTTCTATGTCTGCAAACAACGGGGCATCCCGGTATTTACCTTTGTCAACAAGCTTGACCGGTATGGGAAAAATCCTTTTGAGTTGATGGAAGAAATTGAGAATGTGCTGGGTATACGGGCTTATCCGATGAACTGGCCGGTTGGCGTGGACGGCGACTATCAGGGTGTGTATAATCGTAAGCTGGCCCGGATCGAGCTGTTTGAGGGTAAGGGCAACCATGGCAGCACGGCCATGGCGTCCAAAGCCGGAGATGTTCATGATCCGGAATTTAAAGCACTCTTGGGGGAAAGCATACATAACGCTCTTTGTGAGGATATTGAACTGCTGGATATGGCGGGCGATCAGTTTGATTTTGCCAAGGTTAAGTCGGGTGAGCTGACCCCCATGTTCTTTGGCAGTGCCATGACGAATTTTGGGGTTCAGAGCTTCCTGGAAGAGTTTCTGCAGTTAGCGCCGGAACCGGCGCCGCGCTTGTCTTCCCAGGGCGAGATCAAGCCTGATGGGGAAGAATTTTCTGCCTTTGTTTTTAAAATCCAGGCCAATATGAATCCGGCCCACCGTGATCGCCTGGCCTTTATCCGGATTTGCTCCGGCAAGTTTACCCGCGGCATGGAAGTGCTGCATGTGCAGTCCGGCAAACCGATCAAGCTGGCTCAACCGCAACAGTTTTTGGCGCAGGAACGGGCTATTATTGAGGAAGCCTATCCCGGTGACATCATCGGCTTGTTTGATCCGGGCGTTTTCGGTATCGGCGATACTTTATGCCCGCTTGGCCGCGACTTTACCTTTCAGGATTTTCCGGTGTTTCCGCCGGAGCAGTTTGCCCGGGTGCAGGCGAAGGATACGATGAAGCGCAAGCAGTTTGTCAAGGGAATGACTCAGCTTACCCAGGAAGGCGCCGTGCAGGTTTTCCGGCAGCCCGACAGTGCGGTGGAGTCCTTTGTCATTGGCACGGTAGGCAGCCTGCAGTTTGAAGTACTGGAATACCGGTTGAAAAACGAGTACGGCGTTACCATCATCATGGACCGGCTTCCCTTTGGCGTGGCCCGCTGGCTGGCCGGCAGTGAAGCGGATATCAAGGCTATTAAGAGCATGGACAGCGGTTTGCTGGTCCAGGATATTAAAGACCGCCCAGTGGCTTTAATTAACAATGAGTGGTCGCTGAACTGGATTGTGGAACGCAATCCGAATATACGGTTTTTGACGGTACCGGAGGATTCACGCAGCATTGAAGAGGGAAATTAA